CAAGCCAATCTGACCGCGCGAACAAATCTCTAACGATCTGATCAGCCCAAAGCCAGAAGGCCATGGACAGGAAAGCGCCTATCCCCGCCGCCGCCAGCTTTCCAAAAGAGAAGCGACGTTTGCGTGGACGCGCTTCAAGCTCTGCCGCTGCGCCCAGTTCAGACGCCTGTAGAAACACATCCTGCTCGTCCGGCACAACGGTGAAACCTTCATCGAAGGCTTGCGGCTTGCGCGGCGCGGCAGCGGTATTCCCGGTTTCCAGAGAAAACGCCTCTGGTCTTCTTGGGGAGAAGGGCGGTGGTGTTTGTTTATCCGTCGTCATGCCAGACGATCTCCGATCAGAAACTGGAGCGCCCGATCAAGGCGGATGTGCGGGATGGACAGCGTTGCGCCTGAGCCGCTTTCCTCCAGGTTGGGCGGGCGAAAACGCACGATGTTCAAATGCGGTAGGCGACTTTCCTGAGATATTGAATCGGAAGCTTGAAAAAGTGAATCCGATCTTTCCGGTAAGTCACCGGGAAATATTGCTGTTTTCCGGTTTCCATCGAATGTCTCGCCGCCGATCGTCTCGCCTTGCATGGGGGTGCCCGTGATAACCGGAAGATCCTGTCCATTCTGCCGCACGACGGCTTCACGCGTCGCCCTTACGGAGGCCATGGCCATGACCTCTATGCCAGCCCCCGCCATTCCTATGCGCTCGATGGCGCGATCGACGATACGGCGCGTGATCGCTTCCAGCCGGTCATGGCTTTCGTGATGCAGGTGATCGGCCTTGGTCGCGGCAATCAGAACCTTGTCGATCCGTCTGCCCATCAGGCTGGAGAGAATGGAATTGCTGCCGGGTCGGAAACAGGCGAGAACATCCTGCAGGGCCCGTTCCAGATCCTGCACAGCTTCCGGTCCACGGTTCAGAGCCTGCAAGGCATCGATCAGCACAATCTGACGATCAAGCCGTGCAAAATGCTCGCGAAAGAAGGGTCGAACAACGACCGACTTATAGGCCTCGAACCGCCGCTCCATCATCGCGCCAAGGCTACCTTTTTCGAGTCGCTGGTCGCCAATGTCGGGCAGCGGGGCAAAGGTGAGGGCAGGCGAGCCATCCAGATCGCCGGGCATCAGGAAGCGTCCCGGTGGCAGTGTTGACAGCGATCTTTCGTCCGATTTGCAGGCACGCAGGTAGGCTGCAAAACGCTCCGCGAGACGCTTTGCTGTCATTTCGTCCGCCGGCCCATTCGGATCAAGCGTCGCGGCCAAATCCAGCCATTCCGCGGAAAGTTCTCGGCGCACCCCGGATCTGGCCAGTCTGGTCGTGTTTTCGCTAAATGTCCGATAATCCTGACCCAGGAGCGGCAGATCGAGCAGCCACTCGCCCGGATAATCAACGATGTCGATGGACAGCTTTCCGGCTGAAAACATCCGGTTCCAGCCGCTTGCGCTCTCATACTGGATCGTCAGCCGTAGTTCGGAAATGGCGCGGGTCGAGTCCGGCCAAATGCGATCTCGCACGAGCGCCTGGACGTGATCCTCATATTGAAAACGCGGGATCGCATCATCCGGCTGAGGTTCAAGGCGAACCGATGAGACGCGCCCTGACCGGACTGCCTCGAAAAGCGGCAGGCGACCACCGTGAAGGAGATTGTGCACAAGCGATGAGATGAAAACCGTCTTGCCCGCGCGTGAAAGGCCGGTGACACCCAGCCTGACGGTCGGGTTCAGCAGATTGGTCACTTTATCGCCCAGGCTGTCCAGCGCAATCAGCGCATCATCCCGGAATGTCGTCAGTGATGGAGACAATGTAAGATCCGTCCATTTCGCTTCCCTCCATATAGAGATTGGGCCAACGCGAAAAAGGGAGAGGATTCAGATTCTCATCATGTGCCAACGGCGCATTGAACGGCTATTTCCCGTACCGTGGGCAAGAAGCGGATCTACGGGGAGAGAAACGCCTTCAACTGCCAGGGCCCGCGGGTGGGGCCGTTGCCATGATCATGACCAAGTGCAGCAAAGCCAGCGGTCGGGAAACCCGCCGGGACAGTCGATGCCGTCAGGTCGGAACCAATCATCGTTTCCAGCAGAACCTCAATCGAAGGATTGTGGCCGATGATCATCAATCGAGTGACCGTCTGCGCCCTTATGATCGCCAGATAGGTCTCGACGTGCGAATTGTAGAGTTCGTCCAGATATTGAACTGGCATATCCTCATCGATGGCTTCGATGACGGAGGCGGCCGTGCCGCGGCAGCGATGTGCTGACGAACATAGAAGCAGATCCGGCCTGAACCCGCTACTGGCGGCCATGCGAGCAACGGCATTTGCCTCCGCTATGCCACGCTCATCCAACGTGCGGTCGAAGTCGCGCTCTCCGGGCTTCGGCCAACCGGAATGGGCATGCCGCATCAGGTAGATTTCGAAAGGGGGCGGGTTCGGTTTTTCCATAAAACATTCGTAAGATAAGGAGGCTCAAAGGGAAGTAACAAGATCGCGTTATGGCCGTCAACACCACTATCTTTAGCGGATAACATATCAGCTACAGATCAGGGTTGAGGAGGCGGGTCTACAT
The window above is part of the Rhizobium rhizoryzae genome. Proteins encoded here:
- a CDS encoding YcjX family GTP-binding protein, translated to MSPSLTTFRDDALIALDSLGDKVTNLLNPTVRLGVTGLSRAGKTVFISSLVHNLLHGGRLPLFEAVRSGRVSSVRLEPQPDDAIPRFQYEDHVQALVRDRIWPDSTRAISELRLTIQYESASGWNRMFSAGKLSIDIVDYPGEWLLDLPLLGQDYRTFSENTTRLARSGVRRELSAEWLDLAATLDPNGPADEMTAKRLAERFAAYLRACKSDERSLSTLPPGRFLMPGDLDGSPALTFAPLPDIGDQRLEKGSLGAMMERRFEAYKSVVVRPFFREHFARLDRQIVLIDALQALNRGPEAVQDLERALQDVLACFRPGSNSILSSLMGRRIDKVLIAATKADHLHHESHDRLEAITRRIVDRAIERIGMAGAGIEVMAMASVRATREAVVRQNGQDLPVITGTPMQGETIGGETFDGNRKTAIFPGDLPERSDSLFQASDSISQESRLPHLNIVRFRPPNLEESGSGATLSIPHIRLDRALQFLIGDRLA
- a CDS encoding SixA phosphatase family protein, coding for MEKPNPPPFEIYLMRHAHSGWPKPGERDFDRTLDERGIAEANAVARMAASSGFRPDLLLCSSAHRCRGTAASVIEAIDEDMPVQYLDELYNSHVETYLAIIRAQTVTRLMIIGHNPSIEVLLETMIGSDLTASTVPAGFPTAGFAALGHDHGNGPTRGPWQLKAFLSP